The Prochlorococcus marinus XMU1408 region TGATTGCCTGACGTACATTAATACTAAAATTCCCTTTTCTTCCTTGGTTCTGTAGGACCGTACGTCTTAGGTAGGGAAACCGTAGAAAGAATAAATCTCTGTTAATTAGACATTTAAAAAGGGCCCTAGGGGGCCCTTTTTCTTTACCGATTCTTTGCAGAAGCTTCTGGATATTGGTGGCCTGGGGCCAAGTGTCTAGTAGAAAGGCTTTTGTACTCCGTTAGGGCACCTAAACGATGCAGAGGAGCTTCGACTGAATTGACGCACCTATATCATTGATCCTTGTCGCATCAGACGAATAGCCTACTTATTCATTGAGAATGTTGGAGCAGGAACCAGAATTCAGTTCGCTTCTCTTAAATACTCAGGTGGAGTGTCGACCATTAATGGTGCCTCTGAGCTCAACAAACGTATCTTTGCTCTATTCGCACCTCAACGCAATCAGCCTTAATGCCCATTGCATTTCCACTTAACCTGATCAAAAATAGTAAGTTTGGGGTATAAGAATTTTATCTCAAATCAAAACATCAATATGTCGAGAGAACAAACAAGTAAACAAGACCAAATAAGCATTTTCGCAGAAATAGCTAAAGGATGTAGAACTGATCATCAAAAAATTGAATTTTTCGATTCATCTAAGGAAGCATTTTTTACTGATTCAGATGAATCAACAAGCTCGGTTAATGAAGATATCCCAAAAGACTTAGATGACGGGTTTTACGTATACGCAAATATGAAAAAACTTAGTGAAACGGAGCTTGAAGAGTTAATAAGTCTGCCATGGAAAGAATACCCAGAAAACTTTAAGATATTTTTATTCGATTTTTGCATCTTAAATGGTGATGCCTATTCAAAATACTTCCCCAATTCAAAGTAGTTTTAGCAATTTTCTAATACGATCCACTTAACGAATGAACGCGATAATTTGCTTGTGTGGCATAAGGAAAATTCCTCTAGCAAAGAATATTTAAAGACATCCGATAATATATTTATTGCAGTCAGGCCACAAATATGATGCGTTATTGCAAGCAAGGTAGGAGCTTTTAAATTGAAGAAATATCCTTATTTCTCACCTAATGCTTGAAACAACTGTATGTACATTTGATGTCAATGTACCTGACGATTTGGGTGAAAAAGTTTGACATCGACGAGGCTCCAGCCAGATCAGCAAAAGGAATAAAGGTGATTTTCAGAGGTGTCAGCAAAGATAATCCTGAAAAAGCGATCGTTGTAGTTCAAGCTTTAGAAGGTGTCTTAGGAAAACATATACAAGAGAACATTGAAATATTTGAAAAAAATGGTGCAGTCATGAGTACGGCAGAACCTAGTCTCTGGTCTTGAGGATCCAAATTGCTTAGGTATAAATAAAGAATCAAATCAAAAGATTAGTCTCAATTAAATCTGAACAATGATTAGAAATCTGTTTTTCTTAATTCTCGGAGCATTTAGCGGTCTTTGGTTTATATGGCCTCAAATCATTACGACCAAAGGTTGGGAATGCACAAAAGATGTTATTGCATCTTCTAATGAAGATTTAACAGATATTGAATCATTAGTTGAATCCTTGCCAAACAGAATCAAATTAGGCTTGGCTGTTTCCCCAAAAACATTGCTAAAGAGAGAGAACCTTACTCGTATCGAGAAGCTCAGAATTGTTGGAGATGCTTGCTTTAGATAAATTAAAAGGTACAAGGAAAATTATCATTATTAACATCAACAAAAAGTTGGCGTCTTAACTTATCAAAGCAATTGCTTCTTTTAATTCGTTCGCATGATTGATCTCATCTTGAGCAATTTCACGTATCCTCTGATCGTTTGGATTAACGGTTAGATACTTTGCATAAGTTTCATACGCATGCTCTTCAATTTTTATATTGATATCGTATGCATTTGATGGAGATAGCAAGTAATAAAAAACCATTACCCAGTAATAGAAGAGCACTAAATGCCTAGCAAGAAATCGATCAACCCAATATCTATTGCCGCTTCGTGATTCCATCTCTTCTAAATGCTCCGTCTCATTGATTGCTTGGTAAAAATGAGCCTTCATAAGCTTGTTGCTTAAAGGAGTCTTTAGGCCAAGCGACTCTTGTAAATGCAAAACTGATAAGAATGCAAAATAAGGTGCTCTAGCGATTACCTCAAGAACCCAAAAACGTTGAATCGGTCTACCTTCGTAGATTCGATCAAGAATACTTACACTGAAATCTAAAACAAATGAATTAAAACCTTTCATAATTCCTTAGCTAACTATTTAAGTATAAATACTCAGCAAAAAATTATGAGTTATAACTTATTTATTTAACTATCGATAGCTACTGAAGCTGAATATGGAAGTAGGCCGAAGATTAAATCTATCTTGCTCGGACAGGTTGGTAAGCAGGAATCATCTTTCCTCCACCAAAATCGTCATCATCGTCTGGAAGCGATCTTGAGATTAGTTCTACGAGAACTAGAGCAGCCATAGGATAGAAACACCATAAAACAGCTTTCCAGATGGGAAATGAGTCAACTAGCTGAAGCTCAGACATGTATCAGAAAATTGTTTGAACAAACCTAACTGATCTAAAAATATTTAGTGTTACGGTTAGCACGAAGTGAATGTATATCTAATCGATCCTTCTGTAAAAAAATTACTTCAAGCCGTCTAAGTTTTCCACAGCTTCAGAGTCACTAAATAACTCCAAGATCTAAATAAAAAGCAATTCCAATAAAAAAGACCCTAGGTATGGTGTCCTACGGGCCTGGGTGATGGGGATCTTATTTTTAACTGTTTTTCAAGCAAATTGCAACCCCTACCATATCTGGTGTTAGAAAGATTAAAAAAACAGAAAAAAAGACCCATATCTGGAATTATTAGCTTGCGTAATATGTACACAGCGAGTAGTATTTCGAAATTACTGGGTGATGGGGATCTCTCAGGATCTACTCCCTCAAATTTGAGGGTTTTTTTATGCCATGAATTTCTGCAGATAATTTCTAAGATGGATTAAGGCAAAATTAGTGAAAAACTGCTTTGATCCTTATTTTTTTCCCAAATCGAGAAGATGGAACAAGTAACTGATGCAATTGGTAATCCCACAGCACTCTTAGTAGAGAGAATTTTTTGGTTGGTGTTAGGTGCATTTTTAGGACTAGCAATAATTACTTCTTTACTAAGAGGATTAAAAGAAAGTAAAAACAAAACGACACCAATTTCACCTGATCAATTAGAAAATCTTGCAAAAAAAGCGATCCAACAAAACAGTGATAGCAATTGATATTGGTTATCAGATATTTTTATAGCCACAAACAAATTTACTTATGGTCGTTGGGGCGAGAACCGTACAATCAGCTACCACTGATTAGATGATGAGCATATATGCTTAATACATATTCACAAAAACAATGAAATTAGTTCCTTACATATTCATGGCTGTTGCTATCTTCTCAGAAGTTTCAACAATTGCTACGACTCCTATTATCTAATTGAATCTCATTAATTGAGTATTCAGACCTAACGCGTTCGGGTGAATACCGACGTTAGATTGTATATAACTGATTTGTATTCATGCTCAAAAAGATATTTAGGGCTGCTAGTTTTTTAGCTTTGTCTGTTTTTTTAACTTCGACAACTATTTTTTCAGGAATTATTCCTGCAGACGCCGCTCAAATGGGTTCTGATATGAACGAAGATAACTCTATGGGTATTGTGATCGAAGAGTCTAGTGATGCCTTGGATGGTTCGAAAACTAGTGCTGCCCCAGACCTCGGAGATGATCAAGCGTTTCCTTTTATCCCAGGTTTTGGTAAAAATTCCGGTAAAGACTGATTATCTTTTTATTGAAAAGTATTGATTGATAATAAATTACTAATTTTTTCGAAAGCTAGAAAAAATCCACAGTTATAAGAGCTAATTAGCTAAACCATTTTCATGGAAAAATGGGAATCAAAAATAATCATATTTGTTATGTTTGCAGTACTTGCAATTGGGTCAATCGCGCCATTGATCAGGATGATCAGTGATCGTATTTCTTAAGATTGAATTTGATTGGACAGGCTGAGATCATTGGAGTAATTATTTCTAACATGATTACTTTTGGCATTTTTAGCTGATTAATTTTTATTTTGCAAAAAATGAAAAAAATGGATTAAATGCTCAAATGGAACAAAAAAAAATCTAGAGAAAGATCTCTAGATTTATATGAAGATTGATTTGTTAAAGCTATTTAAAATATGCCAGGAATAATTTGTCCAGTAGTGATATAAGCGCCTAGTAAAGCAATCATTCCGATCATTGCCCAACGGCCATTGGTCTTTTCCGCTTCTTCAGGATAGCTGGAATAGTTTTCAACTAATTGAGTTTGTACTTGGGTAGCAAACATGTTTTGCTTGCCATATTCAGTAATGATCTGGTTAGAAGCAGAACTGTAAGCAGGGATTCCTGTTGGATCAACAGATTGTCCTTCTGATTGATTATCAGTTGGATCTATTGATTGATCAGAAACTGGGTTACTAGAAGTCATATAAGAACCTAAAAAATGCCTGGAATAATTTGACCAGTAGTTGCGTAAGCACCGAAAGCAGCAATAAAGCCGATCATTGCCATCCAACCATTAAACTTTTCTGCTTCTGGAGTCACGAGATTAAACTCAAATAATGCGCATGAATGTAAAGGAAAAGTAAAGGAATGTAAAGGGGTCACCCGTACACAGCAAAAGTTATCAGGGGTATTAGCTGAAGCAATATTTGTTATCCACGGTCTAAAGAACAATTCCACTAACTTTGTTGAACTTAATTCAACTAG contains the following coding sequences:
- a CDS encoding DUF3764 family protein, with protein sequence MKKFDIDEAPARSAKGIKVIFRGVSKDNPEKAIVVVQALEGVLGKHIQENIEIFEKNGAVMSTAEPSLWS
- a CDS encoding alternative oxidase, with product MKGFNSFVLDFSVSILDRIYEGRPIQRFWVLEVIARAPYFAFLSVLHLQESLGLKTPLSNKLMKAHFYQAINETEHLEEMESRSGNRYWVDRFLARHLVLFYYWVMVFYYLLSPSNAYDINIKIEEHAYETYAKYLTVNPNDQRIREIAQDEINHANELKEAIALIS
- a CDS encoding high light inducible protein yields the protein MFATQVQTQLVENYSSYPEEAEKTNGRWAMIGMIALLGAYITTGQIIPGIF
- a CDS encoding high light inducible protein produces the protein MTPEAEKFNGWMAMIGFIAAFGAYATTGQIIPGIF